A window from Brachyhypopomus gauderio isolate BG-103 chromosome 6, BGAUD_0.2, whole genome shotgun sequence encodes these proteins:
- the grifin gene encoding LOW QUALITY PROTEIN: grifin (The sequence of the model RefSeq protein was modified relative to this genomic sequence to represent the inferred CDS: substituted 1 base at 1 genomic stop codon) gives MNATKLITSKVACKHDFDLCLYTADDNCVQGSPRARVCVRVHVCVCVQVTLGSAVRCVPVVVVKPRDSRGAAAPFKCHLCSKPGLAEGLINTQRPETHDKMTLWFEDSCPSGVCPGWSIIVKGDILSDAKRFEINFLCDQDDRIAFHFSPCCSEPDIICSSFTEGHWGQEVRCNNFPFGTDEPFQVNANXYDDHDNFHIHIDGTKTIQYKCHVEDLKTITKVQVVNHVTISSMEITKKHFN, from the exons ATGAACGCAACAAAATTAATTACCTCTAAAGTTGCATGCAAGCATGATTTTGATTTATGCCTTTACACTGCGGATGATAACTGTGTGCAGGGCAGCCCCCGGgcccgagtgtgtgtgcgcgtacacgtgtgtgtgtgtgttcaggttacACTCGGATCAGCGGTCCGCTGCGTCCCCGTGGTCGTGGTAAAGCCTCGGGACTCACGTGGCGCTGCTGCTCCGTTTAAATGCCATCTGTGTTCCAAACCAGGTCTCGCTGAAGGGCTGATCAATACGCAGCGCCCCGAAACACACGACAAGATGACATTATGG TTTGAGGACTCCTGCCCCAGTGGAGTCTGTCCAGGATGGAGTATCATCGTGAAAGGAGATATCCTCTCAGACGCTAAGAG GTTTGAGATCAATTTCCTTTGCGACCAGGATGACAGGATAGCCTTCCATTTCAGCCCCTGCTGTAGTGAGCCAGACATCATCTGCAGCTCCTTCACAGAGGGTCACTGGGGGCAGGAAGTGAGATGTAATAACTTCCCCTTTGGCACTGACGAACCCTTCCAGGTGAACGCAAACTGATATGATGATC ATGACAACTTCCACATTCACATCGATGGCACAAAGACCATACAGTACAAATGCCATGTTGAGGACCTGAAGACCATCACCAAGGTTCAGGTGGTAAATCATGTCACCATCTCCTCTATGGAGATCACCAAGAAGCATTTCAACTAG